One window of Candidatus Palauibacter australiensis genomic DNA carries:
- a CDS encoding glycosyltransferase has product MEFRNREGNEEYAFSLPRRNRAPGTCAFVRARDEASKIEHCLRSILPVFDEIHVIDNGSRDDTVEIVRRVRESGAGGSKVRVHSYPFRVGRFGPEHDETPADSLHSLVYFTNWALSRCTRRYACKWDADMVLAREQRDAFAGMLSRLGSGWPAAWSLAGQTVYRTSDGSFLAPRGEVNREVRIAPCGYSARFHKREHWEQFIRPRWLRTHHFAPVCFHELKFLDEEEFDHWSTTEFPSPRKRREWATFQRLRGGGAGDADMGAVRRLPATLLDEEVDAAGRRESGGPRPGRARGNRHPADERPAHQRVLSRWMPRFLGIGATRAGTSWVAAHLSSHPQIRMGRKEIHFFDRKLEAPAPSGSARDRIDRLRYLARFVRARGDGRRGGRRGGRIRGEITPAYAILEPEVIRRVADWMPDARLIFMMRDPIERAWSQARNGFPRWRDKPLESVSREELIAYFDSDPVRRRSDYATCLRAWFGHFPPEQFFFGFLDEIRERPADLMRDLLGFLEAKVVVVDAESLRKPVNAAAPVPMPGWVRDHLEREYAFDADEVSDLIGRQVPWSR; this is encoded by the coding sequence ATGGAGTTTCGAAACCGGGAAGGGAACGAGGAGTACGCGTTCTCCCTCCCGCGCCGCAATCGCGCGCCGGGGACGTGCGCTTTCGTGCGGGCAAGGGATGAGGCGTCGAAGATCGAGCACTGCCTGCGCTCGATCCTCCCCGTGTTCGACGAGATCCACGTCATCGATAACGGCAGCCGGGACGACACGGTCGAGATCGTGCGGCGTGTGCGGGAGTCCGGCGCCGGTGGAAGCAAGGTGAGGGTTCATTCGTATCCTTTCCGGGTGGGGCGATTCGGGCCCGAGCACGACGAGACCCCCGCTGATTCGCTGCACTCGCTCGTCTACTTCACGAACTGGGCGCTGTCGCGCTGCACGCGCCGTTACGCCTGCAAGTGGGACGCGGACATGGTGCTTGCCCGCGAGCAGAGGGACGCTTTCGCCGGCATGCTTTCCCGGCTCGGAAGCGGGTGGCCCGCCGCCTGGTCGCTCGCCGGACAGACGGTCTATCGGACGTCCGATGGGTCGTTCCTGGCCCCGCGAGGCGAGGTGAACCGGGAAGTGCGGATCGCCCCCTGCGGTTACTCCGCCCGGTTCCACAAGCGGGAGCACTGGGAACAATTCATCCGTCCCCGCTGGCTGCGCACGCACCACTTCGCGCCGGTATGCTTCCATGAGTTGAAGTTCCTGGACGAGGAGGAGTTTGATCACTGGTCGACGACGGAGTTCCCCTCGCCCCGCAAGCGACGGGAATGGGCGACGTTCCAGCGGCTGCGCGGCGGGGGAGCCGGCGACGCCGACATGGGCGCCGTTCGTCGCCTGCCGGCGACCTTACTCGATGAGGAGGTCGATGCGGCGGGGCGACGCGAATCGGGCGGGCCGCGGCCGGGCAGAGCCCGGGGTAACCGGCATCCGGCCGACGAGCGTCCGGCGCACCAGCGCGTCCTGTCGCGCTGGATGCCTCGTTTCCTGGGGATCGGCGCCACGCGTGCGGGCACGAGCTGGGTGGCGGCGCACCTCTCCTCGCACCCACAGATCCGAATGGGCCGCAAGGAGATCCACTTCTTTGACCGCAAGCTCGAAGCGCCGGCCCCGAGCGGATCCGCGCGGGATCGAATCGACCGGCTCCGCTACCTCGCCCGCTTCGTCCGCGCCAGGGGAGACGGCCGGAGGGGTGGCCGGAGGGGTGGCCGGATCCGGGGCGAGATCACGCCCGCCTACGCGATTCTCGAGCCGGAGGTCATCCGCCGCGTCGCGGATTGGATGCCCGACGCAAGACTCATCTTCATGATGCGCGACCCGATCGAGCGCGCCTGGTCGCAGGCGCGGAACGGGTTTCCGCGGTGGCGGGACAAGCCGTTGGAGTCCGTGAGCCGCGAGGAACTCATCGCCTACTTTGACAGCGATCCGGTCCGGCGGCGCAGCGATTACGCGACGTGTCTCCGCGCGTGGTTCGGGCACTTTCCGCCCGAGCAGTTCTTCTTCGGTTTCCTGGACGAGATCCGGGAGCGGCCCGCAGATCTGATGCGCGATCTCCTGGGATTCCTCGAGGCGAAGGTCGTGGTGGTGGACGCCGAGTCGTTGAGGAAGCCTGTGAACGCGGCGGCTCCGGTCCCCATGCCGGGCTGGGTGCGCGATCACCTCGAACGGGAGTACGCGTTCGACGCGGACGAAGTCTCGGACCTCATCGGGCGGCAGGTCCCGTGGTCCCGGTGA